Proteins from a genomic interval of Thermoanaerobacterium thermosaccharolyticum DSM 571:
- a CDS encoding carbohydrate ABC transporter permease — protein MVKKAKFLKSGIWYWLFIAPTLLSLIIVVLIPFIIGIYYSFTDWNGINQPLFIGLKNFMLLKDDTEFWNSILFTAKFAIACIIIINVAGLSLAMLVTRKIFARNFMRTAFYLPNLIGGLILGFIWNFIFVDVFQTISDATHIGWLSGWLSTTNTGFWGLVIVTSWQMIGYVMVIYIAYIESIPTDLVEASKIDGANSWQQFKNVIFPLISPAFTISLFITLSNSFKLFDQNLSLTAGAPGNTTQMITLNIYQTAFSAQEMAVGQAKAVVMFVIIAIISIIQVYFTQRREVEM, from the coding sequence ATGGTTAAGAAAGCTAAATTTTTAAAAAGTGGAATTTGGTACTGGCTATTTATAGCACCTACTCTTTTATCACTGATTATTGTCGTATTAATACCATTTATTATTGGAATATACTATTCTTTTACGGATTGGAATGGAATAAATCAGCCATTATTTATAGGATTGAAAAATTTCATGCTATTAAAAGATGATACTGAGTTTTGGAACTCCATATTGTTTACGGCAAAATTTGCAATTGCGTGTATAATAATAATCAATGTTGCAGGATTAAGCCTTGCAATGCTTGTTACGAGAAAAATATTTGCTAGAAATTTTATGCGTACCGCATTTTATCTACCTAACCTGATAGGTGGTCTCATACTAGGATTTATTTGGAACTTTATTTTTGTAGATGTATTTCAAACAATATCGGATGCTACACATATTGGATGGCTTAGCGGATGGTTGTCAACTACTAATACCGGTTTTTGGGGGCTGGTAATCGTAACATCTTGGCAGATGATAGGTTATGTCATGGTCATCTATATAGCGTATATAGAAAGCATTCCAACAGATTTAGTTGAGGCATCAAAAATAGATGGAGCAAATTCATGGCAACAATTTAAGAATGTTATATTTCCATTGATATCCCCAGCTTTTACGATAAGTTTGTTTATTACACTATCAAATTCATTTAAACTTTTTGACCAAAACCTTTCACTTACAGCGGGCGCACCGGGAAATACGACGCAGATGATTACGCTTAATATATACCAGACTGCTTTTTCAGCTCAGGAGATGGCTGTAGGGCAAGCAAAGGCAGTAGTAATGTTTGTAATTATTGCTATTATCTCAATTATTCAAGTATATTTCACTCAAAGAAGAGAGGTTGAGATGTGA
- a CDS encoding ABC transporter substrate-binding protein — MSRSGKGIALLLVLLMAFSVLISGCGSKSTDQNNTSQSKTETTNKSVTLDIFQFKVEIKDALQNAINTYMKENPNVKINLETVGGGQDYGAALKAKFNSGSEPAIFNVGGPQDVATWKPKLADLSDTKAAKEAINGTLTGVTQDGKIYGLPFDLEGYGLIYNKQIFNKAGIDPSSIKTFDALVNAVKTLDSKKKELGIEAVFAFPAKETWVTGLHLSNAFLSPEFDGDVMKAFNAKTVEFKYADAMKQMIDLQNKYSVQPTASLDYSTQVEKLFGTGKVAMIQQGNWVYPTLESLDKNFAENDIGMLPYPVPGYKEDSYPEGVPMYWAVNSNKPAEVQKAAKDFLDWLYTSDEGKKIVTQQFKFVPAYNGYSADSISDPLGMQLFVAASQGKTYGWVFMGYPNNWGQNVLGADIQLYVNGSLDWNKLIDHAKQAWADARK, encoded by the coding sequence ATGAGTCGTTCTGGCAAAGGAATAGCTTTGCTCTTAGTACTTCTAATGGCTTTTTCAGTATTGATTTCTGGGTGCGGAAGTAAGTCAACAGATCAGAATAATACAAGTCAAAGTAAGACAGAGACAACAAACAAATCTGTCACGTTAGATATTTTCCAATTTAAAGTTGAAATAAAAGATGCTCTTCAAAACGCGATAAATACTTATATGAAAGAAAATCCAAACGTTAAAATCAATTTAGAAACAGTCGGCGGTGGACAAGATTATGGCGCAGCACTTAAAGCAAAATTTAATTCTGGCTCAGAGCCTGCAATATTTAATGTAGGCGGTCCACAAGATGTTGCAACTTGGAAACCGAAGTTAGCAGATTTATCCGATACAAAAGCTGCAAAAGAGGCAATTAATGGTACTCTTACTGGTGTTACACAGGATGGAAAGATTTACGGTTTGCCATTTGACCTTGAAGGTTATGGGTTAATTTATAATAAACAAATATTTAATAAAGCGGGAATAGATCCATCTAGCATAAAGACATTTGATGCACTAGTAAATGCTGTAAAGACGCTTGATTCAAAGAAAAAAGAATTAGGAATAGAGGCAGTTTTTGCATTCCCAGCAAAAGAGACCTGGGTAACAGGCTTACACTTGTCAAATGCATTTTTGTCACCTGAATTTGATGGAGACGTCATGAAGGCATTTAATGCGAAAACGGTAGAATTCAAATATGCAGATGCAATGAAGCAAATGATAGATTTGCAAAATAAATATTCAGTACAGCCTACAGCAAGCCTTGATTACAGCACACAGGTTGAAAAACTTTTTGGCACTGGCAAAGTAGCAATGATTCAGCAAGGCAACTGGGTATACCCGACGTTAGAATCACTTGATAAGAACTTTGCAGAAAACGATATAGGAATGCTGCCGTATCCAGTTCCAGGATATAAAGAGGACAGCTATCCGGAAGGTGTTCCAATGTATTGGGCAGTAAACAGCAATAAACCAGCTGAAGTTCAAAAAGCTGCTAAAGATTTCTTAGATTGGCTGTATACTTCTGATGAAGGTAAGAAAATAGTTACACAGCAGTTCAAATTTGTTCCGGCTTACAATGGGTATAGCGCTGATAGCATATCAGATCCATTAGGAATGCAGTTATTTGTGGCTGCTAGTCAAGGAAAGACATATGGATGGGTATTTATGGGCTATCCTAATAATTGGGGACAAAACGTACTTGGCGCAGATATACAACTATACGTAAATGGTTCTCTTGATTGGAATAAATTAATTGATCATGCTAAACAAGCTTGGGCTGATGCACGAAAATAA
- a CDS encoding carbohydrate ABC transporter permease, which produces MKTGTKIRDKLTPYAFLSPAILSMTILSFLPIAYTIYIAFTNFSLNHFRQYQFVGIKNFIDIINGPLKTVFLPVLAWTIVFALIATLANYIIGLFLAVLLNNKNMWETNIYRAILIIPWALPSTIAILAWQGLLNQQYGGINTLLSYFHIAKIPWLTDPFWAKVGILIASAWMGYPFMMNASLGGLQAIPPELYEVADLDGATWFQKLRLITIPMLMSSALPLIISSFAFNFNNFGSVFLITGGGPPRTDTAFAGTTDLLVSSAYKMTMQFNRYDLASALSIIIFLIVGTLSFINMKMTHAFEEVD; this is translated from the coding sequence ATGAAAACAGGAACAAAGATACGTGATAAATTGACACCGTATGCATTTTTGTCGCCTGCAATATTATCTATGACAATATTGAGTTTTTTACCTATTGCGTACACTATATATATTGCTTTTACTAACTTTAGTTTAAATCATTTTAGACAATACCAGTTTGTTGGTATAAAAAATTTTATAGATATCATTAATGGACCATTAAAGACAGTATTTTTACCTGTATTGGCATGGACAATTGTATTTGCACTTATTGCAACATTAGCAAATTATATTATTGGGCTTTTTTTGGCTGTTTTATTAAATAATAAGAACATGTGGGAAACTAATATATACAGAGCTATACTTATAATACCTTGGGCATTGCCGTCTACAATTGCAATACTTGCATGGCAGGGGCTTTTAAATCAGCAGTACGGTGGAATAAATACGTTATTGAGCTATTTTCACATTGCGAAGATTCCATGGCTGACTGATCCATTTTGGGCTAAAGTCGGTATTTTAATAGCAAGTGCATGGATGGGCTATCCATTTATGATGAATGCTTCTTTGGGCGGACTTCAGGCAATACCGCCAGAACTTTATGAAGTAGCAGACCTTGATGGTGCTACTTGGTTTCAAAAATTAAGACTTATTACAATACCAATGCTTATGTCGTCTGCGCTACCGCTTATTATATCATCTTTTGCATTTAATTTTAATAACTTTGGTTCGGTATTCTTGATAACAGGCGGCGGACCACCAAGGACGGATACTGCATTTGCAGGTACAACCGATCTTCTGGTAAGCTCTGCGTATAAGATGACGATGCAATTTAATAGATATGATCTTGCATCGGCCTTATCCATAATTATATTCTTGATAGTGGGCACATTAAGTTTTATCAACATGAAGATGACGCATGCATTTGAGGAGGTGGACTAA
- a CDS encoding acyl-CoA dehydratase activase-related protein, which produces MGKIVGIPKALLYYNFYPMWKTFFEELGAEVITSCNTCKKIVDDGVKSCVDETCLPVKIFVGHVIDLKEKGVDYIFIPRVVSIEKRRYLCSKFLGLPDLVKNLVTNLPEIIDMKIDYYRGDDTMKREILRVGKKFVNDSKKIYDAYLKSIEMQKKFESVMRRGLSNTEAIKAIEENSVDVKLNGNLKIALLAHSYDIMDDYICMGIIDRLRNMGANVFTTCMLDRDKIELGASKLQKDLFWTYGRDILGAGKYFIENRDIDGVISVSAFGCGPDSLTDDLLERDYKRDGKIPYMSLTIDEHTGEAGITTRLEAFIDLLRWRKGEITI; this is translated from the coding sequence ATGGGAAAAATAGTAGGTATTCCAAAAGCGCTTTTATACTATAATTTTTATCCTATGTGGAAGACTTTTTTTGAGGAACTAGGAGCAGAAGTTATTACATCATGTAACACATGTAAAAAAATAGTAGATGATGGAGTTAAAAGCTGTGTTGACGAAACATGTTTACCTGTTAAAATATTTGTTGGACATGTGATCGATTTGAAAGAAAAAGGCGTTGATTATATATTTATACCGAGAGTTGTAAGCATCGAAAAACGCAGATATCTATGTTCAAAATTTTTAGGGCTTCCTGATTTAGTAAAAAATTTGGTTACAAATTTACCTGAAATAATTGATATGAAAATCGATTATTATCGTGGTGATGATACCATGAAAAGGGAAATTTTAAGGGTAGGAAAGAAATTTGTTAATGATTCGAAAAAGATTTATGATGCATATCTTAAATCAATAGAAATGCAAAAAAAGTTTGAAAGCGTCATGAGAAGAGGATTGTCAAATACAGAAGCGATAAAAGCTATTGAAGAAAACAGTGTAGATGTAAAATTAAATGGAAATTTAAAAATAGCGTTGCTGGCACATTCGTATGATATTATGGATGATTACATCTGCATGGGTATAATAGATAGATTAAGAAATATGGGGGCAAATGTTTTTACGACATGTATGTTAGACAGAGATAAAATTGAATTAGGTGCAAGTAAACTACAAAAAGATTTATTCTGGACGTATGGAAGAGATATTTTAGGTGCAGGTAAATATTTTATTGAAAATAGAGATATCGATGGAGTAATATCAGTTTCTGCATTCGGATGTGGACCTGATTCACTAACGGATGACCTTCTTGAAAGGGATTATAAAAGAGATGGAAAAATTCCTTACATGTCTCTTACTATTGATGAGCATACAGGCGAAGCTGGCATAACTACAAGGCTTGAGGCATTTATTGATTTATTAAGATGGCGAAAAGGAGAGATTACAATATGA
- a CDS encoding sugar ABC transporter permease — translation MRPNERVTLWVSRIIIWAFIIVILFPVAWVVGASLGTGDAFFTGTIFPRRISFQNYIDLFQKTQLLTWIKNSLILCFGVAIIQSILTSTSSYAFSRMKFVGRKNGLMTLLILQMFPTFMSLPAIYGILAKLDLLDNLYVFMLVLAGGSAFNIWLLKGYIDGLPKELDEAALVDGASYWQIFVRIILPLTAPMLVVIFLFSFIGTYSEFILSSAVLKSPESYTVALGLQRFINNQFSAHWTLFAAASVVASLPLVIIFMALQRYLQQGLAAGAVKG, via the coding sequence ATGCGGCCTAATGAAAGAGTCACTTTATGGGTTAGCAGAATAATAATATGGGCATTTATAATTGTTATTCTGTTTCCGGTTGCATGGGTTGTAGGTGCTTCACTTGGCACTGGAGATGCATTTTTTACAGGAACTATATTCCCAAGACGAATAAGTTTTCAGAATTATATAGACTTATTTCAGAAAACGCAACTTTTGACGTGGATAAAAAATAGTTTAATTCTGTGTTTTGGTGTTGCAATTATACAGTCAATATTGACCTCTACTTCATCATATGCTTTTAGTAGGATGAAATTTGTTGGAAGAAAAAATGGATTAATGACACTTTTAATATTACAGATGTTTCCTACTTTTATGTCGTTACCAGCAATTTATGGTATATTGGCAAAATTAGATTTACTTGATAATCTTTATGTATTTATGTTAGTATTAGCAGGTGGAAGTGCATTTAATATCTGGCTTTTGAAAGGATATATCGATGGACTGCCAAAAGAGCTTGATGAAGCAGCATTGGTAGATGGAGCCTCATATTGGCAGATATTTGTAAGGATTATATTGCCTCTTACTGCTCCAATGCTTGTGGTTATATTTTTATTTAGCTTTATTGGCACATACAGCGAATTTATATTATCAAGTGCAGTCTTAAAATCTCCTGAAAGCTATACAGTTGCTCTTGGACTGCAGCGCTTTATAAATAACCAGTTTTCAGCTCACTGGACATTGTTTGCAGCAGCATCTGTTGTTGCATCACTGCCACTTGTCATAATATTTATGGCACTGCAGAGGTATTTGCAGCAAGGACTTGCAGCTGGAGCAGTTAAAGGTTAA
- a CDS encoding maltose ABC transporter substrate-binding protein: MKRFTKIFAFLTILVLVMSTLLTGCGSSNSNSSSNSSSNSTKKESVSLTVWSHLTDSEVAKVQEIAGKWAKETGNTVKVLADQSDFQAFSTAAQSGKGPDIMFGIANDNLGTFQKAGLLAEVPNGIVNKSDYVPMSIDAVSFDGKLYAIPLAMETYALFYNTDKVQTPPATMQDLIDLGKKVGFQYDVNNFYYSYAFIAANGGYVFKQNGGKLDPNDIGLNNDGAKKGLSMIRDFVITDKFMPADIKGDMAKGNFQSGKIGLYIGGPWDVDGFKKANVNFKVAPMPTLDGKAIPTFAGVQTAFVSASSKHQDEAWDLLKYLAENTALPLFETGNRIPVLNSALENDEVKNNEIMNAFATQAKNAQPMPNIPEMQAVWTPAGNALQLVTSGKATPDKAANDMVKQIKQGIATQQ; the protein is encoded by the coding sequence ATGAAGAGGTTTACGAAGATTTTTGCATTTCTTACTATTTTGGTATTAGTTATGTCAACATTACTAACGGGATGTGGCAGCAGCAATTCAAACAGCAGTTCTAATTCATCATCTAATAGTACAAAAAAGGAATCAGTTTCATTAACTGTATGGTCACATTTGACAGATTCTGAGGTTGCTAAAGTTCAAGAGATAGCTGGCAAATGGGCTAAAGAAACAGGAAACACAGTTAAAGTATTAGCAGATCAAAGCGATTTCCAGGCATTTTCTACAGCTGCACAGAGCGGCAAAGGGCCGGATATAATGTTTGGTATAGCTAATGATAATCTAGGGACTTTCCAAAAGGCAGGATTGCTTGCAGAAGTGCCAAATGGTATAGTAAATAAATCAGACTATGTTCCAATGAGTATTGATGCAGTTTCATTTGATGGAAAATTGTATGCAATTCCACTTGCAATGGAAACATATGCTTTGTTTTACAATACAGATAAGGTACAAACACCACCAGCTACAATGCAAGACTTAATTGATCTTGGCAAAAAAGTTGGATTCCAATATGATGTCAATAATTTCTATTATAGCTATGCTTTTATTGCAGCGAATGGTGGATATGTCTTTAAACAAAATGGCGGAAAACTTGATCCAAATGATATTGGATTAAATAACGATGGCGCTAAAAAAGGTTTGTCTATGATAAGAGATTTTGTAATCACAGATAAATTTATGCCGGCAGATATTAAAGGTGATATGGCTAAAGGGAATTTCCAAAGTGGGAAAATAGGATTATATATAGGCGGGCCATGGGATGTCGATGGTTTTAAAAAAGCAAATGTCAATTTTAAAGTTGCTCCGATGCCGACGCTGGATGGCAAGGCAATTCCTACTTTTGCAGGTGTCCAAACTGCATTTGTAAGTGCTAGCTCAAAGCATCAAGATGAGGCATGGGATCTATTGAAGTATTTGGCAGAAAATACAGCGTTACCATTATTTGAGACAGGTAACAGAATTCCTGTATTAAATAGTGCATTAGAAAATGACGAAGTTAAAAATAACGAGATAATGAATGCATTTGCAACACAGGCCAAAAATGCACAACCAATGCCTAATATACCAGAAATGCAGGCTGTATGGACACCTGCTGGTAATGCACTGCAGCTTGTAACATCCGGAAAAGCAACACCTGATAAAGCAGCAAATGATATGGTTAAGCAGATAAAGCAGGGTATTGCTACTCAACAGTGA
- a CDS encoding carbohydrate ABC transporter permease, which produces MKKVNVQKYLLTIVGIVLSLIWISPFYIILVNSFKTKKELFINTLSLPNSLMLDNYKTAASNLNLSEAFSNTLLITIFSILIIAIFSSMTAYALQRVKRKSSVFIYMVFTVAMLIPFQSVMIPLVAEFGRFHLLTRSGLVFMYLGFGSSLGVFLYYGALKGIPTSIDEAALIDGCSRFRIYWNIILPLLSPTTITLAVLDIMWIWNDYLLPSLVINKVGSRTLPLMIFYFFSQYTKQWNLGMAGLTIAILPVLIFYFLAQRKLVTAIIAGAVKQ; this is translated from the coding sequence ATGAAAAAAGTTAATGTTCAAAAATACTTATTAACGATAGTGGGTATTGTGCTGTCGCTGATTTGGATATCTCCATTTTATATAATACTTGTAAACTCATTTAAGACAAAAAAAGAGCTTTTTATAAATACATTGTCTCTGCCGAACAGTCTTATGCTGGATAACTATAAGACAGCAGCTTCAAATTTAAATCTAAGTGAAGCATTTTCTAATACTTTGTTGATTACAATTTTTAGCATTTTAATAATAGCTATATTTTCTTCAATGACAGCATATGCACTTCAAAGGGTGAAAAGGAAAAGCAGCGTTTTTATATACATGGTATTTACTGTTGCCATGCTTATTCCATTTCAATCAGTTATGATACCTCTTGTAGCTGAATTTGGAAGGTTTCATTTATTGACGAGATCTGGTCTTGTATTTATGTATCTAGGATTTGGATCTAGTTTAGGCGTATTTTTATATTACGGTGCTTTAAAAGGAATACCGACATCGATAGATGAAGCAGCGCTTATTGACGGGTGCAGCAGATTTAGGATTTATTGGAATATCATTTTACCGCTATTGAGTCCAACGACTATTACCCTGGCTGTATTAGATATAATGTGGATATGGAATGACTACCTGCTACCGTCACTAGTAATAAATAAGGTAGGATCAAGAACGCTTCCACTTATGATATTTTACTTTTTCAGCCAATATACGAAACAATGGAATCTTGGTATGGCAGGGCTTACAATAGCAATCTTGCCGGTTTTAATATTCTACTTCTTGGCGCAGAGGAAATTAGTTACGGCAATAATTGCAGGTGCTGTGAAGCAATGA